The Microbulbifer sp. TB1203 nucleotide sequence TCCCCCAGCCCCTCTCCCCGCAGGGGAGAGGGGAGCCGAATCCCCAGCACTAAGTTAAGCGATAACCATGATGCGAAGGACCTGATGCCGGGGGCTTTTTGCGGGACTGTCTGCGAGAGGGACCTCGCGGACAAGCCTCCAGGGATGGATTCACGGCGTGTCCCGCAAAAAGCCCCCGGTAGCAGGGCCGCCCGAGCCCTTAACTTAGCGCCATTGTCCCCAGAACTAATAGTCCTTCTTCCACTGCAACTCCACACTGCCGGCGCCGCTTTCCCCCTCAGCGGCGGATTTGATCTCCAGGCTGAGATTGCGCTTCAGTTCTATCTCCATTTCCGCCTGCCAGGGGTTGAGGGGGTCGGTGCTGCGCTGCAGTTCGATGTAGATGCGGTTGGTGATGTATTTGCCCAGGCTGAGGGCGTACTGGTCCTGCTCGCCCTCGGCGGCCTCCTCCTGCTGGATATCCAGGGTGTCCACCCCCAGCAGGTCGCGGGTCTTGGCCAGGGGGTCGAAGGTGGGGCCGCCGCTCTGCAGGGTGCGCACCACGCTGACCAGGCGCACCGCTTGCAGCGGTGAAATGTCCGACAGCGATTTGCCGAACAGCAGCTGGGCGAAGATCTCGTCCTGGGGCGCGGCGGGAGAGGAACTGAAGGTCACATCCAGGTCCCGGGTGGTGCCGGTGATTTCCGCGGTAATCTCCCCGTCGCTGTATTCGTGCACCCCCTTCACATAGATAGCCGCCTCGTTGTTCTCGAACTGCACCTGCCCCTCCTGCAGTTCGAAGCGCTTGCCCAGCAAGTCGAAACTGCCGCGCACGATGCGCAGCTCGCCGGCGGCGCGCGGTTTGGCCGCGGTACCGGCGATATCCACCTTGCCGCGCAGTTCCGAATCCAGCCCCAGGCCGCGCACGTAGGACTGCTGGTCCAGCACCACCTGTATCGCCAGGGCGATATTCTGCAGCAGCGGCGGCACCCGCTCCGGTTGCGAACCTTCCAGGTCCAGGTCCAAGTCCACTTCCACCACTTCGATCTCCGGCACGCTGCTGCCGATCAACTGCTCGATCTGCACTTCCAGGGGGCGCAGGGTAAGCACGCCTCCCAACTGCGCGTCCCCGGTGTCGCCGGTCAGCGTCAGTTCGCCGGAGATGGCGCCGCGCACCGCCGGGGTATTGAGCAGGTGCGCCCTGTCCGCGCGCAGCCTGAAATCCAGCACCGGCGGCACGCCCTCCGCAAAGCGCACCGCGCCGGCCAGGCTCACGCTGCCCTTTTCCGTATCCTCCGCGCGGGCCCGCTCGATGCGCCACGCTTCCGGGGTCAGGCGCGCGGCGAAGTCGATGCGGCGCAGGCGGGTGCTGGTGGGCCGGTGTTCATAGGAGCCATTTTCCAGATCGACGTAGCCGCGCAGTTTCGGCCGCTCGCTGGTGCCGTCGGCATTCAGTTCGAAGCGCAATTGCCCGCTCATGGCGTGGATCTCCGGATCGATAAATGCCGCTACCACCGCGAGGTCCGCGCTGCCGCTGCTGTCCAGCTTCAGCGGCAGCGGGGGCTTCTGCGCGCCGGGCGGCGTGTCCGCAAACAGCTGCTCCAGTATCGGCGCCACCGCCAGCCGGGCGCGGGCGTCGATGGCGCGGCGCGCGCCGTGGCGGGCGTCCAGGGTCATTTGCAGGTTCTCCCCCTCGGTATGCCAATCGAACACCAGCTCCAGGGGCTGCACGGATTCACCGCGACCCCGCGACTGGCTCAACAGCTTGAACTCGCCTTCCAACTGGGGTTGCTGCGGGCTGCCGGCGGCGGTGGCCGACAGAGTCACCTCTCCCCGTTCGGTGATATCCGCCGCCAGCCATTCGTCAAAATCCGCCAGTACCGCCCGGCCGCGCACTTCCAGGTCCAGCCGCTGCCGGTCCAGACTGCCGTGGGCGGACAGCTGGTTGCGCTCCGCCCACACCAGTTCCACTTCCGACAGCGCCACCCGGCCACCGCCGTAGGCCAGGTCTCCCTGCAGCTGCCAGGGCTCGCTGCGAAAAGCCCCCAGCCCCAGGACCTCGGCGCGGGCCTCGGGATTGGCGAAGGGACCGGAAAACTCGCCGTCGATACTGATTTCGCCTTCCAGGGAAGGGGGCAATGCCACCCCCGCCAGTTCCGCCAGGGACACCGGGATATTGCGCCCGGCCATCCGGCCCCGGGCCCTCGCCGCCCTGGGCTCGATAATGCCATCCACTTCCAGCCAGGCGTTGCCATCGCGGCTCAGTCGCTCCGCGTCCGCGGCCAGGGTGGCAACGCGGCTTTGCTGCGGGCTGGAGCTTATGTCGGACTGAGAGCGCTCAGAGATCAGCGACTGGGGGCCGCGCAAGGGTTGGGCACTGAATCGGCGCGCGCCGCTGTCGGCGAACAGGTCCAGGCGCAGCCGGTTCAGGTCGATCTTGTCCAGGTCCCCGGCGGCACCGCCGCGCAATTGGTAGCGGTAGTCGCGATAGCTGCCGTCGGACCGGATACGCGCGGACGCCTGGGGGTTTTTCCAGGGACCGGCGACATCCACCTCCGCGGTCATGTCCATTGCAACACCCTCGGCGGCGGCCAAGCCCAACTGTTCGGCCGGGCGAAAATCCTCCGCATTCACCTTCAGGTTCAGGTCCAGGCTCTCGCCGGCGATATCCACTGTACCGTCGCCGTCGATGCGCAGGCGCTCGCTGTCCAGCAGAATCTCGCTGAGAGTCACCCGGTTGAGATCGCCCCGGACGCCGGCCCGCAGTTGGGCATCCAACTGGCGGTAGACCAGGGCGGCATCCAATTGCACGGTCAGTGCCGGGTTTTTCCATGGGCCTTTGGCGGACAGTTGCAGCCGCTCCACACTGCCGCCCAGGTCCGACGGAATTTCCACCTCCCCGGTCTGCGGCAGCGCGGCCAGCAGTTCGCGGATACTGTCCAGCGCCAAGCGGTGAATTTCCCCCTTCAGGTCGAGGGACTCGCCGGCGATATCCACGCTGCCCTGCGCTGCCAGTTGCGCGTCCGCCAGCGTCACTGTGGCGGTGTCGATAACGATTATCTTGTCCCGGGTCTGCACCAGCCCCTGCAGGCGCAGCGGCTGGCCGCTGTAGCGGCTGTCGAGGTCCAGGGTGCCGGACACCGCCGGCAGCTTCAGCGGCCCTTTGATCTTCAGGTCGGCGGAGAGATAGCCGCCGTCCAAGACATCCTGCCAGGGGCGTGAGATCGCCAGCGGCAGGCGGTTGAACTGAATTTCCGCGTCTACGGTTTCCCCGCTGACGGTGCCGGCAATGTGGTGCCGGCTGTCGTCGACACGCAGTTGCAAACCTTCGGTGGCCAGTTTCCAGGGAGACAGCGTCAGCGCCGCGCGGCCAGACAGTGAAAAACGATGCTGCACCAGCGGCAGGGAAAAGCTTTCGATATGCAGCAGCAGTTGGTCGTCTCCCGGCTGCCAGAGGGCGAGGTGCCCCTCGGCGTCCAGGGCCTGCCCCTGCGGCAGTTGCAACAGGGTGCCGACAAAGCCCCCGGGATTTTCCTTCGCCGAGAACTCCAGCACGTAGCGCCGGTTCTCGACCTCCCTACCCTCCAGGATCAGCTGCAGGCCGGCGCCGTTCAGTTCGCGCACTTCCAACTGTATCCCCGCCGGTTCACCCTCCCACAGATAGCGCCCGCTGGATCTGACCGAGACCGCCGGCAACCCGGCCAGGCGCCGGTCGATCACCTGCAGGCGGTCGATCTGCAGCGAACCGAGGCGCACGGCCGGCGGGGAGAAAGCTTTCTCCTCAGGGGGCTCGACCGCATCGCGGACCGCCTGCCTCTGCGCTTCCAGCAACTCCTCGAGCACATCGTCATTGAAAATTAATTCCTCCGCGCCGATCTTCTCGATGTCGATGCGGTTGCCGATCAATCCGCCGAGGCTGACATCCACCTCCAGCCCGCGGCCTTCCAGCAGGACCTCTGGGCCGTAGTGGATTTTCAAGCGGGAAAAAGTCCAGCCGCCCAGGTGTTCGCTGCCGATCTCCCCCGCCTCGATCCTCAGTTCGGGAACCAGTTTTTCAGCGACGTAAAGGGTGCCGTGGGTGAGCAGCACCCGCCCCCCTTCGGTGCCCAGCAGCAGTAGCAATGCCAGCGGCAGGGCGAGCAGCAGGCTGAACAGCAGCGAGCGCCGCTCGCCCAGTCCGTGCCACAGGCTGTGCGCCACCGAGCCCAAGGCGCGGACGACAGCGGAGAGATAGGCTGTGAGTGCGCCCCACATATCAGAACGCCTGCCCGAGACTGACGTAGACCTGGAGCCCGTCGTCGAGGCCTTCGCGGCGGTCGAGGGGAACGGCGAGGTCCAGGCGCAGGGGCGCGAAGGAGGTGAAATAGCGCACCCCTACGCCGGCGCCCCAGAAGAGATCGGAAAAATCCGGGCTGGGGTCCGCGTAGGCGTTGCCACCGTCGACAAACAGCACCCCGCCCCAGGTGTCGCTGAAGCGGAAGCGGCCCTCCAGGGAAATCTCGCTGAGACCGCGGCCGCCGATGGGATCGGAGAGGGTCGGTTCGCCGCCCGGCTCTTCCGGCGGTATCAGCAGGCGCGGACCCAGGGCCTGGTAGCCGTAGCCGCGCACCGAGCCGCCGCCACCGGCGTAGAAGCGCTCGTCCGCGGGTATCTCCAGGTTGTCGATACCGGAAATGATCCCTGCCCTGGCACGTACCGCCAGCGTGGGTTCGTAGCGCACCTGTTCCGCGGTCTTGTAGCCGGTGACCACCAGGATACTTTTCACGAAGTGGGTGTCGTCGTTGTTCAGGTCCACATAGGGTTTGACTTCCAGCGCCGCGGTGGCGCCGTGGCGCGCGTCCAGCAGGTTGTCGGTGGTATCCCATTTCAAGCCGAGGGGAAAGGACAGCAGGCGGTAGTTCTCGGTGGTGCCCTCCTCTTCGTCCACCCGGCTGAATTTGAGCTCGGTGCCCACACCGGCGGTGCGGTGCTTGCTCAATTTGCGGCTGACCGCGGCTCCCACGGTCAGGGATTCGGCGCTGTAGGAATCCCTCTCCTCATTGGAGAATTCTGTCTTGGCGGAAAAGTTTTGGTCGTCGCGCAGGAAGCGGGGCACCAGCAGTTGGCCTTTCAGGGTCTGCTGCACCGGGTTGATTTTGCTCGCGATCTCGATTTTTTCCCCGCGGTGCAGCACATTGCGGTGCTCCCAGCCGGCGGAGACGCCGGCGCCCTCGCTGGAGGTGTAGCCCACACCCAGTTTCACCGTGCGATGACTGCGCTCCTTCAGCACGAAGGTGATATCCACCCGGCCGCCGCGGGGGCTGGATACCTCGCTGTTGGCGCTGGCGATCAGGTTGGTGCGCAGCAGCCGCAGGCGCGCGGCATCGATCTTGCTGCGACTGAAGCAGTCGCCACTGTGAATCTGCAGTTTCTTGTGCAGGAAATCCGGCTCCACCGAGATGAGCCCTTCGATCCTGACCTCACCCACCACCACCTCCGGGCTCGGCGCGACAATATATTCCAGGCGGGCGGCGGCCTCGCTGTGGATTACTGTGGCCCGGTAACTGACATCGATATCCAGCAGGCAGGCATTCTCACCCAGATATTTCTCGATCGTCTCCACGCCCTCGAGCACCTTCTTCGCTTCCAGCGGATCGCCCTCGCGCAGGGGCACACCGCCAAAACCGCGGCGCAGGCGTTCCGGCATATCAATGGAGAGACTCTTGATACGGTATTGGGGACCGGGGTTGACCTGGTAGAGGATTTTGCCGCCGCTCACCGACTGGCGCACGCGGGCGGAGTAATAACCCCGGGAGCGCAGCAACTTTTCCAGGGAGCCGCGCTCGTAGCGGGCCACGTCGTGGGGGTCTTCGTAGGCTTTGAGCTGACTGCTGCCCTTGCGCAGTTTTTTCAGTTCCTCGCGCAGCCATTCCCTCAGGGCTTCGTTACCCTGGATACGCACTTCAAATCCGGGCAGACGGTCGAAGAACGGAATGGCCAGCGCCGGCTGCAGCGGTATCACCAATAACCCCGCCAACAGAATACCAATTAAAACTCGCAATGGATTCGCCTGTTGTTCCGATACTTCCGCCGGTGAGTCGCCGGTTCTTCCGTTACGGCCGGGGGACAGCCTGTTCCATCAGCGGATTGCAGTTGCGGATGATGACGCGTCCTTCGAGCAGGTTGCCCTTGGAGTATTCGGAAAAGATGCACTCATTGGTCTTGGGATCGAAATTCTCGATCCACAGGTTGTCGTCCTTCCAAGTAGAGCCGAGATGGCGCTGTCCATTCGGCACTTTGATATGCATAACGCCGCCAAAGCGCTTCACGAACACCTGCTGGTAGTGGAAGTAGTAGGCGAGCCAGCCGGCCAGGAAAATAATACCGGCGACAATGGCGCCTTTGCCCAGGTGGCCCAGGCGGCTACCGGCGAAGAGGGCAAGAACGACGAGGGCGATCACCGCCGCCCAGTAGAGATAGGTAACCATAGGCATTCATCCGTGAGAATTTCGGGATTGATATTGCGCGTTAGGGTAGCGTATTTGGGTGGTTGGTGGCGAGTGCCGGGAGCGCCGAGCCCAGCTCGGCATGTGGGCCGAAGGCCCGCTGGGCGGGCACAGGGCTTTGCTACAGATCACTCTGTAGCCAACTCGGGCAGGGTTTCGTAGAGCTTCAGCGCCCCCGGATTGGCCAGCGCCTCCACATTCTTCACCGGTTTGCCGTGCACCACATTGCGCACGGCCAGTTCCACGATCTTGCCGCTGATGGTGCGGGGGATATCCGCCACCTGAACCACCTTGGCGGGCACATGGCGGGGGGTGGTGTTGGCGCGGATGGTGCTGCGGATTTTCTGCACCAGTTCCTCGTCGAGTTCGATGCCCTCGCGCAGTACCACGAATAGCACCACGCGCACGTCGCCGCGCCATTCCTGGCCGATGCAGATGCTCTCCAGCACCTCCTCCACCTTTTCCACCTGGCGGTAGATCTCCGCGGTGCCGATGCGTACGCCGCCGGGGTTGAGCACCGCATCGGAGCGGCCGTAGATAATCACCCCGCCGTGCCCGGTGATCTCCGCGTAGTCGCCGTGGGCCCAGATTCCGGGCCAGTTCTCGAAGTAGGCGCCGCGGTACTTGGCGTCATCCGGATCGTTCCAGAAGCCGGTGGGCATGGAGGGGAAGGATTTGGTGCACACCAGTTCGCCCTTTTCCCCGATCACCGCTTTTCCCTCCTCGTTCCAGACTTCCACCGCCATGCCGAGGCCGCGGCACTGCAGCTCGCCGGCGTACACCGGCAGCACCGGGTTGCCCAGCGCGAAGCAGGAGACAATGTCGGTGCCGCCGGAAATGGACGACAGGCACAGGTCCGCCTTGATATCCCGGTACACATAGCGGAAGCCCTCGTGGGCCAGGGGCGAGCCGGTGGAGAGCAGCGCGCGCAGTTTTTCCAGCTTGTGACTCTCGCGGGGTTTACGGCCGGACTTTTCCAGCGCGGCGATATATTTGGCGCTGGTGCCGAACACGCTGATGCCCTCCTCGTCCGCCATGTCCCACAGGCTCTCCGCCGCGGGATAGAAGGGCGAACCGTCGAACAGCACCAGGGTGGCGCCGCAGGCGAGACCGCTCACCAGCCAGTTCCACATCATCCAGCCGCAGGTTGTGAAATAGAACAGCGCGTCATCGCGCTTCAGGTCGCAGTGCAGCCGGTGCTCCTTCAAGTGCTGCAGCAGTGTGCCGCCGGCGCCGTGGACTATGCACTTGGGCATGCCGGTGGTGCCGGAGGAATACATGATATAGAGGGGATGGTTGAATTCGGTTTGCGCGAATTCCAGGGCCCGCCCGGGCGCAGCGGCCACAAAGTCTTCCAGCGCAACCGCCTTGTCCAGGGATTCGATGGCCGCCGCGGTTTCGCCGGCACTGCGCGCCACCGGCACTACCACCAGTTTTTCCAGCGAATCGATGCGCGCGGCAATTTCCTTAAGGCGCGGCAGCGAGTCGATGGTCTTGCCGTTGTAGAAGTAACCCTCGCAGGCGAACAGCACCCTGGGTTCCACTTGGCCGAAGCGGTCCAACACGCCGTTGATACCGAAGTCCGGCGAGCAGGAGGTCCAGACGGCGCCGATGCTGGTGCTGGCCAGCATGGCCACCACGGTGTCGATCACATTGGGCATAAAGCCCGCCACCCGGTCGCCCTGCCCCACTCCCTGGTCGCGCAGGGCGGCGGCCAGTTGTTCCACTTTTACATAGAGATCCGCGTAGCTCAGCTGCCGGCGGCTGCCATTTTCCAGCCGCTCAACCAGGGCGATTCTTTCGTCCCGGTAGCGCAGCAGGTTCTCGGCGAAGTTCAGCCGCGCCTCCGGAAACCACTGGGCACCGGGCATTTCATCACTACCCAGGGTCTGTTCGCCGCGCTCGCTGGCGATCACCCCGGCGAAGTCCCACAGGGCGTTCCAGAAATCCTCGCGCCGGTCCACGGACCACTGGTAAAGCGCTGCATAGTCCGCCAGTTCGAGCTGGTAGCGCTCGTTTACCCGGCGGCGGAACTGGTCCATCTGGGTGGCGGCGATGGCTTCGGGCGTGGGCTGCCACAGGGGCTGGGAATTGTTGC carries:
- a CDS encoding translocation/assembly module TamB domain-containing protein, which translates into the protein MWGALTAYLSAVVRALGSVAHSLWHGLGERRSLLFSLLLALPLALLLLLGTEGGRVLLTHGTLYVAEKLVPELRIEAGEIGSEHLGGWTFSRLKIHYGPEVLLEGRGLEVDVSLGGLIGNRIDIEKIGAEELIFNDDVLEELLEAQRQAVRDAVEPPEEKAFSPPAVRLGSLQIDRLQVIDRRLAGLPAVSVRSSGRYLWEGEPAGIQLEVRELNGAGLQLILEGREVENRRYVLEFSAKENPGGFVGTLLQLPQGQALDAEGHLALWQPGDDQLLLHIESFSLPLVQHRFSLSGRAALTLSPWKLATEGLQLRVDDSRHHIAGTVSGETVDAEIQFNRLPLAISRPWQDVLDGGYLSADLKIKGPLKLPAVSGTLDLDSRYSGQPLRLQGLVQTRDKIIVIDTATVTLADAQLAAQGSVDIAGESLDLKGEIHRLALDSIRELLAALPQTGEVEIPSDLGGSVERLQLSAKGPWKNPALTVQLDAALVYRQLDAQLRAGVRGDLNRVTLSEILLDSERLRIDGDGTVDIAGESLDLNLKVNAEDFRPAEQLGLAAAEGVAMDMTAEVDVAGPWKNPQASARIRSDGSYRDYRYQLRGGAAGDLDKIDLNRLRLDLFADSGARRFSAQPLRGPQSLISERSQSDISSSPQQSRVATLAADAERLSRDGNAWLEVDGIIEPRAARARGRMAGRNIPVSLAELAGVALPPSLEGEISIDGEFSGPFANPEARAEVLGLGAFRSEPWQLQGDLAYGGGRVALSEVELVWAERNQLSAHGSLDRQRLDLEVRGRAVLADFDEWLAADITERGEVTLSATAAGSPQQPQLEGEFKLLSQSRGRGESVQPLELVFDWHTEGENLQMTLDARHGARRAIDARARLAVAPILEQLFADTPPGAQKPPLPLKLDSSGSADLAVVAAFIDPEIHAMSGQLRFELNADGTSERPKLRGYVDLENGSYEHRPTSTRLRRIDFAARLTPEAWRIERARAEDTEKGSVSLAGAVRFAEGVPPVLDFRLRADRAHLLNTPAVRGAISGELTLTGDTGDAQLGGVLTLRPLEVQIEQLIGSSVPEIEVVEVDLDLDLEGSQPERVPPLLQNIALAIQVVLDQQSYVRGLGLDSELRGKVDIAGTAAKPRAAGELRIVRGSFDLLGKRFELQEGQVQFENNEAAIYVKGVHEYSDGEITAEITGTTRDLDVTFSSSPAAPQDEIFAQLLFGKSLSDISPLQAVRLVSVVRTLQSGGPTFDPLAKTRDLLGVDTLDIQQEEAAEGEQDQYALSLGKYITNRIYIELQRSTDPLNPWQAEMEIELKRNLSLEIKSAAEGESGAGSVELQWKKDY
- a CDS encoding BamA/TamA family outer membrane protein encodes the protein MRVLIGILLAGLLVIPLQPALAIPFFDRLPGFEVRIQGNEALREWLREELKKLRKGSSQLKAYEDPHDVARYERGSLEKLLRSRGYYSARVRQSVSGGKILYQVNPGPQYRIKSLSIDMPERLRRGFGGVPLREGDPLEAKKVLEGVETIEKYLGENACLLDIDVSYRATVIHSEAAARLEYIVAPSPEVVVGEVRIEGLISVEPDFLHKKLQIHSGDCFSRSKIDAARLRLLRTNLIASANSEVSSPRGGRVDITFVLKERSHRTVKLGVGYTSSEGAGVSAGWEHRNVLHRGEKIEIASKINPVQQTLKGQLLVPRFLRDDQNFSAKTEFSNEERDSYSAESLTVGAAVSRKLSKHRTAGVGTELKFSRVDEEEGTTENYRLLSFPLGLKWDTTDNLLDARHGATAALEVKPYVDLNNDDTHFVKSILVVTGYKTAEQVRYEPTLAVRARAGIISGIDNLEIPADERFYAGGGGSVRGYGYQALGPRLLIPPEEPGGEPTLSDPIGGRGLSEISLEGRFRFSDTWGGVLFVDGGNAYADPSPDFSDLFWGAGVGVRYFTSFAPLRLDLAVPLDRREGLDDGLQVYVSLGQAF
- a CDS encoding acetoacetate--CoA ligase → MDQFRRRVNERYQLELADYAALYQWSVDRREDFWNALWDFAGVIASERGEQTLGSDEMPGAQWFPEARLNFAENLLRYRDERIALVERLENGSRRQLSYADLYVKVEQLAAALRDQGVGQGDRVAGFMPNVIDTVVAMLASTSIGAVWTSCSPDFGINGVLDRFGQVEPRVLFACEGYFYNGKTIDSLPRLKEIAARIDSLEKLVVVPVARSAGETAAAIESLDKAVALEDFVAAAPGRALEFAQTEFNHPLYIMYSSGTTGMPKCIVHGAGGTLLQHLKEHRLHCDLKRDDALFYFTTCGWMMWNWLVSGLACGATLVLFDGSPFYPAAESLWDMADEEGISVFGTSAKYIAALEKSGRKPRESHKLEKLRALLSTGSPLAHEGFRYVYRDIKADLCLSSISGGTDIVSCFALGNPVLPVYAGELQCRGLGMAVEVWNEEGKAVIGEKGELVCTKSFPSMPTGFWNDPDDAKYRGAYFENWPGIWAHGDYAEITGHGGVIIYGRSDAVLNPGGVRIGTAEIYRQVEKVEEVLESICIGQEWRGDVRVVLFVVLREGIELDEELVQKIRSTIRANTTPRHVPAKVVQVADIPRTISGKIVELAVRNVVHGKPVKNVEALANPGALKLYETLPELATE